The genomic interval CCGTGGTAGCCCTGCTGCCGCTGCTGATCTTTCCGGACGAAGAGGGCTTCTGGCTGGGACTGGCCGTGACCGTCATCGGCGGATTGCTCGCTGCGACGCTGCTGGCGCCCCTGGCCACCGTCGCCCTGATCAGCCGACGCAGGGGTTGAAAAAACGGCGCATAGCCGAATGCGCCGGAAACGCAGGGAAAAAAGGCCATTTCGCCCATGCACCGGCACGACCGATCGTGCAGGTTTGAGTCGGTCACCTCCCCCGAAACCATCTGTTCGAGGCCGGTCATGTGGAAAGAATTCAAGGCATTCGCCCTGCGCGGCAACGTGATCGACATGGCGATCGGCATCATCATCGGGCTGGCCTTCGGCGCCGTGGTCCAATCGCTGGTCAACGACGTGCTGATGCCGCCGATCGGATTGCTGGTGGGTGGTGTGGATTTTTCGGATCTGTTCATCGTGTTGCGCGAGGGGACGATCCCCGGCCCCTATCCCACGCTGGAAGCCGCGCGCGAGGTGGGTGCGGTTACCCTTAACATTGGTGTGTTTCTGAACAGCGTGGTGAACTTTCTGATCGTGGCCTTCAGCGTGTTTCTGGTGGTGAAGGGGATCAATCAGCTGCAGCGCAAGCAGGAGGAAGCACCGCCTGCGCCGCCGAAGCCCTCGCCGCAGGAGCAACTGCTGATGGAAATCCGGGACCTGCTGAAAGCGCAGCGCTCATAGTTGCGTCAAACTCAGTTTTTGCGTAATATTACGTAATTCCCTTCATTCCCCGGCGCGGTCGGTTGACAATCGGCCCCTCGGAGGCTGGACAGATCGGGTACGGACCATGCAGCATGCAATGCATGGCCGGCGCAGGGTGGGTTTGCACGTTGTTTCTGAGTCGGCTATCCCGCATTCGGGTGGATGGCTCCGGCGTTGTCGAGCGTCCTCTGATTGTCGCGCGATGCAGATCGGCATTGTGGTTGGAATCACGATTGAGCTGGATCGGCAATCGAGTTTTTCGCCCACGGGTACCCTGAAACCTGAAGGGAGCCATGAAACACGATCGCCTCGTCTGCCTGCTGCTGCTTGGATGGCTGCTGGCCGGGTACGGCTATGCCCAGATTCGCGGCGGTGCCGAAACGGCACAGCTCGAGCCCGGCGACCACGTGCTCTACCAGGAAGACCTTTCGGGCACGCCCATCGGCGGCCAGGTGGAAGGCTGGGAAATCGTCCGGGGAAGCTACGAGGTGGCGGAGTTTCTGGATAAGCGCTGGTTCCGTCCGCTGGAGCGGGACACCCGCATGCTGCGGCCGCTTCCGTTCCCGCAGGATTTTTCCGTGGAGTTTACCACCTACCTTTCCGCACAGGCGGGAGCCCATCTCAAGCTGTTTCTCTACACGGCGCGTGATCTGGAGCGGGAGCGGATGGGTCCTGATGGCCCCTCACAGGTTTACCTGATCGTAGGTCGGGGCTACCATCCGGACCACGATTTCGTGCATCTCCGGGTGTACGATCCGACGCAGCGCCGCTATCAGGATGTGGTCTCGCCCGGCTCCTACAAGTTCACGCCGAATCAGCCGCGCCAGGTGGCGCTGCAGGTCCGCGGTGGGCAGCTACAGCTCTTCGTGGACGGCATGCGGGTCGCCCTCACGCCCTTCCGTCCCGAAGCGCCGCTGGTAGCCATCGGATTCATCTTTGATGCAGGGAGCGGACACGAACTGCCTTATAAGGACCGCCCGGCGCTCGTGGACGGCCTCCGCATCGCCGGCTACAGCCGCCCTGTGGGACGTGCCACCGGCGGCGTCTTCCTCTACTGGGCGCTGCCCGGAGCGCAGGAGGGCCTGCCGCAGCTCCTGGCCGCGCAGAGCCAGACCGTCAGCACGAGCGCAGCGCTGGACGCGCTAAAACGGCGCTACGGCTGGCAGGAGGCCACGCTGGTGGTAATCGATCTTCCGGCCAATCCCTTTGCCCCGGATGAAGTGCGGGTGCGCGCCAGTGGGCAGGCGTGGAACGACCTGGTGCAGCGCCTGAAGCGCGAGCTGGAGGTGGTGCGGCAGCACGGCGGCGGATTGCTTATCGTGGGCGATGGGGGCGACGGACGCACCGAGCGGGAGCGTCGGCTTTTAGCCAATCAGTGTGCTCTTGCCTTTGCCGCCTGGCTGGCCGGGCAGGGCATCGGCAACCCGCAGCACCTGCTGAGCATCGTGGCGGACAACGGCGGGTATGAGAGCATTTACTACGAAGTGGCAACCGGCCGCTACGAAGGCATCATGTCGCTCCGGCTGGGGCGGAGGCGGTGAGTCGAGTGGTTGTTAAACAATGAGCGGAGGCGGCCATGAAGCGCGTGCACATTGCGCTGGCATTCCTGGTGACGCTGCCTGGCGTCGGTACCGCCGCAGCCCAGCAACTGGTATGGCTGGGGACGCTGGGAGGCAATGAGAGCTGGGCGCGAGGCGTGTCGGCTGATGGCTCAGTCGTCGTTGGCGGAGCAAAAACCGCGCAGGGTTCAGATGCCGGACTGCGTGCGGCTGGTGGTCTATGACCTGCTGGGGCGTTCGGGGCGGACGCTGCTGGAGGGGCCGCTGGTGCCGGGCGTGCACGAGGTGGTCTGGGATGGACGGAGCGATGCGGGCGCGCGGCTTCCGGCCGGGGTGTACCTGTTGCGTTTAGAAACCGGCAACGGGGTACAGAGCCGAACGATCACCATGCTTCGATAGCCGATGCGACGCGGGCTGACACCGGTCGTGGCCGGGCTGCTGATCCTGTCGGCAACCCCGCCGGCCTTCGGACAGGTCTGGCGCGTGGGTGTCGCGCTGGAGGGACAGATATTCCCCTTTGGACTGACCGGGTTTTTCGAGTACCAGCAGGGCCTATACGGTGTGCAGGTCCGGATCGGCTGGGATCTGTTCGGCGGCCTGTACCTGGGGAGCGAGGGCTTCTGGGAGCCGTTTGAAAACAACCGCTACGCGCTCGGGCTGGTCGTCTATCCCGGCGTGGCCCGTGCGGCACCGGATCTGGATTTTACCGGGGTGATGCTGTTTCCCAACGTGGGCGTGCGGCGGCCCGGCAGCGGATGGGGACATCTGGGACTGGGCCTGCCGCTGCACTCGTCATTTTACGAGCGCATTCAGGGCGACTGGGGATTTCTGGCGCTCCTGCGTACGCGGCTTCAGATCGTTCGTGCATGGACCCGACCATAGATCATGTGCCGATGGCTTCTGGCGTTGACGTTATTGCTTGTGATTACTGCCCGGGCACAACCGGTGTCGCGTAGCGAGCAGCTACTTCGGAAGCTGGAAACCGCCCGCACGCCCGCCGAGGCGCATCCCCTGCTGGAGCAGCTTGCCCGGGCCCTGAAAGAGGGTGAGCTGTTCGGCGAGGAAGCACGCATCGCCCGGCTGACCCGGCGATTCTGGGAGGATCCGGCGGCGCCGTCCGCGGTGCGCTTTCAACTGCAGGAAATCTACGGCATGATCGCGCCGGCTCTGGCGGCCATGGAGCCGAGCCTGGCGGAGACGCTGTTCGTGCACGGGCCGCTGGGCTGGCTGCAGGGGAAAGATCCGGAGCGCCGGCGTTTTGCCCTCGGTGTTCTGTCCCTGGGCTGGGAAATCCTCTACGGACAAAATCTGCAGGAAGTCTTTCTGCAGGCGCTGCCGGCCGTGCTGGCCTCGGCCGCCACGTGGCCCGAGGAAGACTTTGAAGTTGTCATGTCCCTGCTGGCCGAGCGGATGGCGCTTTCCACCGAAACGCACCTGCCCGATGGTCTGCCCCCCGCCTTTGTCGAGCGCCTGCGCCGCTACCGTGGACCGCACGTATGGTACCTGCCCCGCATTCTGGCGCTGGATACCACGGCCGCAGGGACGCAACATCTCATCGCCTTTGCGCTCAATCCGCCGCCCCTGCCGCCAGAACAAGCCCGGTGGATAAACCCCCAGCGACAGCGCGAAGTGTTTCTGGAAACGCTGGAAAATCGCCGCCTGACGCTGGAGCAGAAGCGGCAGGTCGTGGCACTTCTCGCTGAGCCGGAGCTTCGGCATGCCGTGTTCCGGCTGGTGCGTACCTGGTGGTATCGGGAAGAGCCCCTGCCACTCCCGACGCCGGAAATGCTGCCGCTGCTGGAGGCGTGGGCCATCCGGGAAAATTGCGAGGAAGCCGTGCGTCTGCTGGCGGCGGCCGGTCTCGAGGGCCTGAGGCGGCTTTTTCGGATGGTGGAGGAAGACCGGCGAGACTGGAATGCGCCGATCCGGAACCCCCGGCCCTGCGAGTGGGACCGCTGGAGTACACTTTTTGAACAGGCCGGCGAAATTGCTGAGGAGATTGAAGCCGCCTACCGGGCGAACCCGGCGCCCTGGCATGTGCGCCTGCTGGCCCGCGCCGGACGCTGGGAGCCGGTTTTCGAGGCCCTGGCCTCTCCGAATGTGGCCCTCCGGCGGGAGGCGGCTTTCGTGCTGGGACTGGCCCTGGCACCCGAGGAAGACGAGCTGGCACGAACGGGGAACACCGGACACGGACGAATGCTGGCCACATCGCTTGCACAACGACCGGACCTTCTGCCTCGTGTACAGGAAGCCCTGAAGGACGAGGACCTTGCGGTTCGACGCGAGGCACTCCGGGCCCTCCTCTGGCTCGGCGACGAAACCACCCGCCCGGCATTGCTCGCGGCGCTTCGCATGGACGAAGAAAATCAGTTCCAGACGTTCCTGAGCGGCTTCCGGCCGAAGCTCACGGATTCGCTGGCCCTTGCCCTGGCACGCATCGTCCGGGAGGATTCCAGTGGGCCGGTGCGGCGCCGCGCCATTGACCTGCTGACTCGTGCACAGCCGGGCTCCTGGCCGAAGGTAGTGGAAGGCGAGCTCCGGCCGCTGCTTGGCGATCCCGAGCCAGAGGTGCGCCGCGCCGTGGCGGGCTACTTTGCCACCGTACCCGCCCGGGAAGTTGCCACCACGGTCGCCCTCCTGGAGGCCACACAGGACGCCAGCGAGTACGTGCGGCACTTTTCCGCCATGGCCCTGGGCCTGGCCCGCGGCTGGACGCCGGAACTGGTGGACCGTCTGGAGGTGCGGCTACGCGAAGGAGATCCGGACGAAAACGTCGTGCGCGGTCTTGAGCGTGCTTACCTGCATGCCCTGCGCCGGGAGCCCGGATCGGTGGATCGCCTGCTGGCCATCGTTCTGGAGCGGAAGGGTCCGGCACGCTGGCGCAAAGCCCTGGCCGAAGGACCGCCAGCCGATTCGATTGTAGTCCGGGCGCTGCTGGAGCGGCTGGCCTCTCGGCCACTCAAGGACTGGGCCTCCATGCCGCCGAAGTTTGGTCTTGAAGCCCTGCAGCGGATGATCGAATTTTTTGTCCGGGCCGAGGAAGATCCACTGCCGCTCGTGCTCATCGGGCACCTTGTCCCCCGGGAAATGCTCGATCCCTGGCTGATTCGCCGGGCGCTCGAGGATCCAAATCTATCGCTGGAACACCGACTCTGGCTCATCCACCAGACGCTGGAGATTCCGGCGGATCTCCGGGAGAACGTCTGGCGGCTTCTGATGCAGGCGCTCCGCGAGGAAGAAGGGGGCGAAATGACGCTGGCATTGTTCGGACGGTGGGGATTTGCCGGCGTGCGGCGGCTCGTCGAGGAGCGCTGGGATGAGCCGGAGACGCTCCGGCGCGTTGCACGGTATCTCCGACGCCAGGAAGAACTCGGGAAGCTTCGGGCAGCCACTGGCAACACGGGCGGTCCGCATCTGCCCAAACCGTCCGATGAAGACCTGCCCTGGATCGAGGCCACGCTGGCGCGCCTTGTGCCTGGCACCCGCGATCCACGCCTGGCGCCGCTGGTAGAATTGCTGGGCCTCTGGGACCTGGGCAATGATCCTGCTTTGAAGAAGGCCACGTTTCAGACCCGCATTCCACAGCTCCTGCTCCGACATCTTGCCGATCCCGTCGAGTGCCGTGCCGTGGCGGAGGCTGTGGGGAGCCTGTTCAGTCGGGGTATCGTGCCCCGGTGCCCGTAGAGATAGGGTTTACTTACTTCAAAAAACAGGGTGCTGGTGCCCGGGGTGGGACTCGAACCCACACGGCCGCGGGGGCCACGTGATTTTGAGTCACGTGCGTCTACCAGTTCCGCCACCCGGGCAATTGCGCTTCAGTGAACCCCGCGGCCGTGCTTTCGGTTTCGCGAAAATGCAACCGAAGGGGACGAAACGGAGCGGTAGGGTCCGGGCATGTAGGGGGCGCGAAGTAAAGCAGTGGCCGCCGAAACGCCCGGTTGACTACACGCAACCTGCAGGCGGACTCGACGTGCAGGCGAAAGGCCATCGACGTTACTCCGCTTCGGGATGTGAGCAAACAACGGGGCGGCTTCTGGAGCAACGCGATGGTAACAAGCAGGTGTGTCGGGCGCCGGTCGCCGGGGGCTACGAGGAAGCATTCGGGGCGTCGGAGGACGACTTGGCGTCGGGTGTGCTCCAGCGACGTGCGTCTTCGAGCAGGGCGATCACTTCTTCGTCGGTCACGGGCCGAAAATCCTCGTACCACTGACCGACGGCCACGAAGTCTTCGGGCATGGCCACGCATACCAGGTCGTCCACCTCGGGCTCCAGCACTTCAGCCGTCTCCGGTGCGCACACTCCGGCTGCCAGCACGATCCGGCGGGGTTGCTGGCGGCGCAGGGCCCGGACGGCCGCCAGCGCCGTGGCGCCGGTCGCCAGCCCATCGTCCACCACGATCACGGTGCGCCCTGTTACGTCCGGCATGGGCTGATCGCCCCGGTAGCGGCGGATGCGACGTTCGAGTTCCTGCTGCTCGCGTTCGGCCAGCCGGCGGGCCATCTCCGGCGAGATGCCCAGCGCCCGGAGCGCATAGGGGTAGAAGAACACGACGCCGCCGGGCGCTACAGCCCCGATGGCCAGCTCGGGCTGTTGCGGCGCGCCGATCTTGCGGGCCACGATCACGTCGAGCGGCGCCTGCAACGCGCGGGCAATCTCGTAGGCGACAACGACACCGCCGCGCGGCAGGCCCAGCACCAGCGGACGCTCGGCCCGGTAAGGCATCAGCAGGCGGGCCAGTTGCCGTCCGGCATCGCGCCGGTCGCGGAAGCGAACAAAAGCGGTCATCTCGGGCGTATGAAGGCAACGGTTTTCGGACAATGTACGATCATTGTGCTATGGAGCAAAGCGCGCCGTCCTGGTTCCGTGAACTCGATCACACGGCCGACACGGGCATCGAAGTCTGGGCCGAGTCGCTGCCGGAGCTTTTCGAGCGGGCCGCCTGGGGACTCTTCGCCATTCTCACCGATCCCGAAACTGTGACGCCCCGCGAGGCGGTCTCCTTCGAGCTGGAAGCACCCGACGTGCAGGCGCTCCTGGTGCGCTGGCTGTCGGAACTGAACTACTACCACATCACGAAACGGTGGGTCTTTTCGCGTTTCGAAGTGCAGCAGCTCAGCGAGCGGCACCTTGTGGCACAGGCCTGGGGCGAACCGATCGATCCGGCGCGCCACACGATCTACACCGAAGTCAAGGCCATCACCTATCACGGGCTCAAGCTGGAGCGGCGCGACGGCCAGTGGTACGCCCGCATCATCTTTGACCTCTGAGGGAACCGGAAAGGCTCCGTACAGATTCCGGCGCGGGCAGCAGATGGATCGAAGAACATGGATGTGAAGATTTTCACCACAGGCGGCACCATCGACAAGGTGTACTTCGACGCGAAGAGCACCTACGAGGTGGGTGACCCGCAGATCGTGGATATTCTCCGCGAGGCGAACGTCACGATCGACTGGGAGCTGGAAACGCTTTTCCGCAAGGACAGCCTGGACCTGACCGACGAGGACCGGGCGGTCATCGTCGAAAAAGTGCGGCAGGAGCCCTGCCCGCGCATTCTGATCACGCACGGCACCGATACGATGATCGAAACGGCCAAGGCGCTGCAGGGCATTCCGGGCAAGACCATCGTGCTGGTGGGGTCGCTCAGTCCGGCCCGCTTTAAGAGCAGCGACGCCGAGTTCAACATCGGCTTTGCGCTGGCGGCCGTGCAGACGCTGCCGCCGGGCGTGTACATCGCCATGAACGGCCGTATCTTTCACCCAGATCGGGTGCGAAAAAATCGGGAGGCCAACCGCTTCGAACCGATCTGACGGTCACGGGCCGTCAGACGGCAACGCTCAGGAGGCATCGCAATGGCCCGTGCGCCGAACATTTCGGCCCGGCTGGTTGCCCGGGCGCG from Rhodothermus marinus carries:
- the mscL gene encoding large-conductance mechanosensitive channel protein MscL, which codes for MWKEFKAFALRGNVIDMAIGIIIGLAFGAVVQSLVNDVLMPPIGLLVGGVDFSDLFIVLREGTIPGPYPTLEAAREVGAVTLNIGVFLNSVVNFLIVAFSVFLVVKGINQLQRKQEEAPPAPPKPSPQEQLLMEIRDLLKAQRS
- a CDS encoding FlgD immunoglobulin-like domain containing protein is translated as MPDCVRLVVYDLLGRSGRTLLEGPLVPGVHEVVWDGRSDAGARLPAGVYLLRLETGNGVQSRTITMLR
- a CDS encoding HEAT repeat domain-containing protein, yielding MCRWLLALTLLLVITARAQPVSRSEQLLRKLETARTPAEAHPLLEQLARALKEGELFGEEARIARLTRRFWEDPAAPSAVRFQLQEIYGMIAPALAAMEPSLAETLFVHGPLGWLQGKDPERRRFALGVLSLGWEILYGQNLQEVFLQALPAVLASAATWPEEDFEVVMSLLAERMALSTETHLPDGLPPAFVERLRRYRGPHVWYLPRILALDTTAAGTQHLIAFALNPPPLPPEQARWINPQRQREVFLETLENRRLTLEQKRQVVALLAEPELRHAVFRLVRTWWYREEPLPLPTPEMLPLLEAWAIRENCEEAVRLLAAAGLEGLRRLFRMVEEDRRDWNAPIRNPRPCEWDRWSTLFEQAGEIAEEIEAAYRANPAPWHVRLLARAGRWEPVFEALASPNVALRREAAFVLGLALAPEEDELARTGNTGHGRMLATSLAQRPDLLPRVQEALKDEDLAVRREALRALLWLGDETTRPALLAALRMDEENQFQTFLSGFRPKLTDSLALALARIVREDSSGPVRRRAIDLLTRAQPGSWPKVVEGELRPLLGDPEPEVRRAVAGYFATVPAREVATTVALLEATQDASEYVRHFSAMALGLARGWTPELVDRLEVRLREGDPDENVVRGLERAYLHALRREPGSVDRLLAIVLERKGPARWRKALAEGPPADSIVVRALLERLASRPLKDWASMPPKFGLEALQRMIEFFVRAEEDPLPLVLIGHLVPREMLDPWLIRRALEDPNLSLEHRLWLIHQTLEIPADLRENVWRLLMQALREEEGGEMTLALFGRWGFAGVRRLVEERWDEPETLRRVARYLRRQEELGKLRAATGNTGGPHLPKPSDEDLPWIEATLARLVPGTRDPRLAPLVELLGLWDLGNDPALKKATFQTRIPQLLLRHLADPVECRAVAEAVGSLFSRGIVPRCP
- a CDS encoding phosphoribosyltransferase; translated protein: MTAFVRFRDRRDAGRQLARLLMPYRAERPLVLGLPRGGVVVAYEIARALQAPLDVIVARKIGAPQQPELAIGAVAPGGVVFFYPYALRALGISPEMARRLAEREQQELERRIRRYRGDQPMPDVTGRTVIVVDDGLATGATALAAVRALRRQQPRRIVLAAGVCAPETAEVLEPEVDDLVCVAMPEDFVAVGQWYEDFRPVTDEEVIALLEDARRWSTPDAKSSSDAPNASS
- a CDS encoding archease, which produces MEQSAPSWFRELDHTADTGIEVWAESLPELFERAAWGLFAILTDPETVTPREAVSFELEAPDVQALLVRWLSELNYYHITKRWVFSRFEVQQLSERHLVAQAWGEPIDPARHTIYTEVKAITYHGLKLERRDGQWYARIIFDL
- a CDS encoding asparaginase domain-containing protein is translated as MDVKIFTTGGTIDKVYFDAKSTYEVGDPQIVDILREANVTIDWELETLFRKDSLDLTDEDRAVIVEKVRQEPCPRILITHGTDTMIETAKALQGIPGKTIVLVGSLSPARFKSSDAEFNIGFALAAVQTLPPGVYIAMNGRIFHPDRVRKNREANRFEPI